Within the Zea mays cultivar B73 chromosome 10, Zm-B73-REFERENCE-NAM-5.0, whole genome shotgun sequence genome, the region ATCATGTACTCCCTCCATCCCATAAAATAAGTTATATTTTTTTTTGGCAAAGTCTTTATATTGAGACTTTGACCATTAATTTCTTTTTAAAGTATGACATCAATAAATAAAAAATTAAGATTATATTAAAGCATTTTTTAATACAATTCAAGTATATAACGTGCATACATAAACTATATAGCTGaattgttggtcaaaattttaaaaCGATATTTTTTTCCAAAAATATGCACTTCTTATTTTATGGGATAGAGTGAGTATGTCACTAGCTTTTCCGTAGTAACCTTACCAATTTAGCATAAAATACCATACAACAGAAACATCATAGCTTCTTTACAAAACAGAGACAATTCTAGCTCGCTCTCAAATCAATCCATCTCGAATTTAACAAATACAATACAAATATACAAGTACTCATCATACTATTATTAGACTTAGGGTCCGTTTGTTTCCTTGTATGATCACATAATCTAGCTTATTTTATATATAATCTAGTTTATATAATCTTATTTGGTGGATAAATATTCACCAAGTTCCAAGGGCAGTGTGTAAAAAGTAAAAAAAAAACTAAAATAAGCACCTAATGACCTACTTATGGACTATTATAATCTAAATACTTAGATTATATAACGTATCCTAATAATATATGTTATTTATTTGCCTCTTAACTTATTTAAGCTATATTGTATAATTTAGAGGGCAAACAAACATGACTTTACTCTTGAATATATTTTTGTGACGTGTATCCATTTCTAGTAAAATGTTGACATTATTTATATAAATTTAGAATACATGTATAGTTATTAGAAATAACTGAACAAGATCTAAATGATTTGTATATTAAGGAGTATCTAAGTGGTAAGTGTAAAAAAACGAACCATATTTCGAAGGGTTCTAATGAATAAGATATAAAGTTAGATATATTAAGTTATATAAACGAATTTTTTAGATATATCTAGTGTTTGGAGAATCAAAACATAGTATCTAGATTATGTATGCCTACTATAAGGTTTAACTCATGCCACgtgacacatagctcatttgtcttGTATCATGCGAGAAAAAACTGCTACGTTCATTCTCCGCTCCAAATTCCAAGATTAACTAAATTATTCATGTGACACATAGTTTTATAAAGTCAAATTATTCCAAAATTTAACtaaatttatataataaaatGATAATATTTACGATACTAAATAtataacatcgaaatctttattgCCTCTACTGTTATAAAGCACCaatttcaacggtcgtcccactTCACCACTAGTACAAAGAAGCTACATAGAGATGGTTCTGAACCTATTTGAACTGACTTTTTTCGGACCCGTCAGTGTTAGCCTGTTAGGAGCCAGTAAAAATAATTATTGTACAAGCGAGTAACTGAGAACCGCTAGTGAAAACCAATTTCCATCGCTAGTGAAAATAATTATTGTAAACTCTATGAAGTTTTTGGAGCTGCAGTACAAttttttggagtacctcttttgTTGCTCCGAAAACTAAAAAAAACAACCTAGTCATAGAGTTTTGAGTTATTTACCCACCACTGCCACAGATTATAAAAAATAATCTAAACTCTAGAACAGAGCTACTTCACGCAGAGTTTTGAAGTAGAGCTGTTGTGGTGTAGAGTAGAGTAACACACTCTAGGTGTTCCTAAAAATTGTTGCCACAAAACTACTAGTTAGGTCTTCTCAATTGGTCCTTATTGGACCGACAGATTTATTAGTAcggaacaatacaaacaaacgaaGATCCGCCATCCGGCTCCGCTTATGTGATAGCCCGGCCCAACACTACAACTGCCTCTCGGCCCTCTCCTCGGCGACGCCACTACTCCTGCCTCACGCCGCCGCTCAAACCGCAGAAGAGAGAAGAGAAGCACGCCCAAAAATTCCGAGGTTTTCACCTCTTGGAGCGCACCAACACCACCCGGAGACCGGAGCGACTCGCCACCGGCGCGGAAAAGGTACGAATCAGAGATATATTGCCGACCCGTGCGGGCTAAGGCCTAGTTGTGCGCCTTTCACTTAGGGTTTTTGTTTGCCTGCAAGTTTATTTTTTCTGATTTACTAGTTCCTAGCTTCCGTTTAGCATCAGGTGCAAATCATATAGATGCGGACTTGGTCCTTTGCGTCTGTAGTGTTTTTTTCCAGCTTGGCTAACTGGGCTGCCCTTTGTTTTCCTTTTCACAGGAGGGCGGAGGCTCGATGGCGGATGAGAATGTAAGTTCCCCCTTCAGTGCTATTTAAAGCTGCAGGTTTCTTTGTTTCTGCCGTTATGCGTTTAGAAGCAGAGATTACACTGGGGAACGCCATTTTTAGGTTAGATTTCAGTTTAAGATACACTGGAAGACTTTTAGCTTTTTTGGATCTTGTTTTTCTTTACCCTTGAACTAGGCTAGCTAGTTAATTGTGAGTAGGGCAGGATATCGAGCCGGCTCGGCGAGTTCGAGTTCAAGCTGGCTCGGCGAGTtcgagttcgagctggctcggCGAGTTAAGCTAACAAGCCACAGAGTTAGCTCAGCTCGTCTCGTTTAGCTTGCGAGCTAGACCAGGAAAAACAATATGTATATAATGATCAATTTCTAGTTAATtccaaactaatttaacaatagaaaatagtaattatactcatagtttcacgaACCATatcaatgtaacaccaaattaaCACAAGTCATCACTCATGAATTCACAATTCACTcgcatgttcatcagtttaatcCATAGTTATATTCGCATAGACCAATTTAACACATAGACACATTTTatcaatcattagtttaactcataggccatagacaacacatacatataacatgttcatcaattttTACGTAAATGATAAACATATAATTTCGTTTTGctggaatgtgatagctcgtttagctcacaagctggctcgttaacgaaccgagctaggatgtcagctcagctcaTGAAAATTCAAACGAACCGATTCGAGCCGAGTCGAACTGACCACAAATCGAGCGAGCTAACGAGCCACGATCATTTCGTCCAGCCCTAGTTGTGAGGTAGAACATCTGCATTATTTTGTTCAGAGCATTGGATTGTCTAGTCCCAGTAATTATATTTGATGAAAAATGCTTAGTCAATTGTTAACTGTTAAGTTTATTTTTTTGAAGTAATCTTATATTTTTTATGTACTTCGAATTATTTTTATCTGCTACTTATGTGTGTTATTTTTTCGCAAGAGAAGCATGACTAATTGATTGAACCAACAAGCAAGGAGAAACTCGTCCCAATAATTGATAGGGGCTTCTTACAAAAATATTAATAGCTAATCAAGGACTTGAGCTTACTTGTTTCATGAGTCAGTTAAATAATCCAGATGctattagggggtgtttggtttctatggactaatttttagtgtcttcattttagtccctaaattgccgGACACAGGGACTAAAAGAGGGATTATCTCTATTTTAGTCCATATGTTtggcaatttagagactaaaagagatgaaaatagagggactaaaaattagtccctagaaaccaaacactccCTCAATGTGCTCGGAGTTGCAAATATGTTCTGTACCCTGTAAATGATCCAAAACTTTTGGTTTTGGTTATGATCCAGAATTCCAGATTGCTATTTGACCAGCTTTTCAAGAGCTGGGTGTGAGTATCTGACCAGAATTTTGGACGTTGTCTTCATAAGCATAGATGTAGTGATACGAAGTTAGGGAAATCCACTTTTTGGTAGAATCTTTGAAAGCATCATCCGTGTCTGTTGCATTTCTGACCTCTGTCAATACACAGAGATGGCTAACACTGTCTCTTTTCTAACATTCTACAGCAGGCTGGAAAGAAAGAGGAGGAGGAATTTAGCACAGGCCCTCTGTCAGTCCTAATGATGAGTGTTAAGAACAACACCCAGGTATGCAATTTATCCTGTTTCCCTCCAGTTATTTTGCTAGAAACTTAAGTGCATTGTGCTATTAATTTTTGTTCTTTGGGTTCCATACAAGCTTGAGGATACCAGATTGAGATTAAGACACCTTTCGATTAAGACACCAGCTTGAGGTTATACATGACTCAGCTTCTGTTATGTACACCCGTTTCTGTCATTTTACTCCCAATCAAAAACCTTAATAATAGTCATCGTTGCATTGAAAAAAAAAACTGTCTTGTGTATCTCTGTGAATGCTGCAGTTAATTCTACAGCTTAGAAATGCTGTATCCAACGTAGTAGTTGTTTCTCTGTACATCTTCTGATCTTATTCCGGGGAACAATTTGATGCGTAACCATGTTCACCGTTTTGATGTCCTACAGCTCTACTTTGTTTGTAATTAGTCAACAAAAGCTAATACTAATCTCCTGATGTGTTCAGGTCCTCATCAATTGCCGCAACAACAAGAAGCTGCTTGGCCGTGTTCGTGCTTTTGATCGCCACTGTAACATGGTGCTCGAGAACGTGCGTGAGATGTGGACAGAGGTAACGAACTCAGCTACCGGGATGCCTGTTTCCCATGATCCTAGGACATTTTAATTTGCGAAAGTCCAATTGACCCGGGACTCATTTCTTTCCAGATCCCCAAGACTggcaagggcaaaaagaaggctctgcCTGTGAACAAGGATAGATTCATCAGTAAGATGTTCCTCAGGGGCGACTCGGTCATCATAGTGCTGAGGAACCCGAAGTGATCGCCCAACCAGTCACCTTGCAGCAGTTATGCCCCTTCTCTGGGTTCACGGAATCCGTGCCTCTGTTGAAAAAAACTGTAGCTTATGTATGTCTTGGCGGATTAGCTGGTTATCTTGAACTGACGTTCATGTGACATGGCAATGGCACATGAACATACGTTTCATGAGTTTGGTTGTTAATTGGCGCTTGCAGTACTTTGATCCCTGAATGTTGAGATTGCACTTCTGCTTATTGTCTTGCCCCATTGCGTGACGTGGAATACTTGCTAAATGGCTTGTATGACAAAGTCGGTGTGGCTGCAGCATTGGGGCGAACGAGCGCAGAAGGGAGCAGGCGACAAAGTGGAGAGCACAGAGGCTGGCGCTGACGGAGTCTAGCGCTCCTTTTTTGTGTGACTTGTGTCCGTTACAGCGGTAACATAAACAgaattagggtctgtttggtttgtggctaaatatgccacactttgcctaaggttagtcgtttgaattgaataactaatcttaggcagaaaagttaggcaaagtgtggcaactgaGTCAGTGAACCAAACATGCCTAGGCTGTTTTAGGGAGCCGTGGAGTTGAATTGTTGGACGGGATGATGTATGTGTGCTGCAGTTTTGCCTTTATATACTTACTATTTTTTTTCCAATTCACATCATATTCAATGTTCATATATAAAAGACAAAAAAATGAGGTAGTGCCACGGCCCCCTTTGCCCACCTGTGGCTCCGCCCCTGTTCTACTCTCATCTAAACTCATATGATTCTCCAGCTAAATAAAGAACGGAATGATTTCGCTCTATTCTATTCTTCAAACAAACAAAAATATAGTGGTTCTGCTCTGTTTGCCAAACGCAGAATAGAATGGATCCATTCTCGAAAACTGGAATGAAGTCGCTCTATTTTAGTTGACTCTCCAACCTAACACGCCCTAAAAGATTTGCAACATAATAATTGACGTGATGATCTATAGCGGCGACTTATATTACTTCAGCGTCATATGTAGGGATGGTAACGGGTACATACCCGTCGGGTAGTACcattccatacccgtacccataaaaaaattctacccgtcgggttacccatatataCTCGTGGGTATAAAATCTTACTCATACCCGTACCCGTGCGGGTATTTTTACCCGTCGGGTAACCCGTACCCGCTAGGAAAGTCTTAAATTCCAATATAtcaatcactcaaaatattaaataaacatataaaaacaacttcaacttcacgtataacaaatcatatgattacataacttggtatcTAGACAAATGATAGCTAGAGAAGGGTTTAATTTTAGCTAAGATGAGCTCTATTAGATGGTTAtagttgtattgatgcgagtatatTTTACCCATCGGTAGACGAGTATGGGTAGTTCCAACCCgtacccgtctacccaacgggtagaggtttttacccattaacatacccgtgggtagagaaatcatcccgtacccgccttcatatcgggtaaaacATGTCGGgtattcgggtacccattgccatctctagccaTATGTCACCATGTTATGGGCCTTAAACCCATTAGCTAGGTCATTATGGTTAGGTTAGCCGCGGTCACTGTTCACGTGCGGCTACTGTAGCGCGTGAACAGTGCCAGCCAGATAGAGTTTGTTATGTTGCTTAGCTATTAAGTTAGAGTTACCTCTCTATATAAGGAGGGGCATGATGTTAGTAGAGGAGGGGAGAAGAATAGATCTGATTTAGTCCTAGGGCCTCCTACGGGAGGGCTGAGTACCGGGACTATCTTGCGAGTGCATCACAGTTCACAACAAATTGGTATCGAAGCCACTACGCGCGCATCGCCACCATGGCCGGCGCGCACGACGATCTTGTGACCTACTCCACCAAGAT harbors:
- the LOC100193106 gene encoding uncharacterized LOC100193106, producing MADENQAGKKEEEEFSTGPLSVLMMSVKNNTQVLINCRNNKKLLGRVRAFDRHCNMVLENVREMWTEIPKTGKGKKKALPVNKDRFISKMFLRGDSVIIVLRNPK
- the LOC100193106 gene encoding uncharacterized isoform X1 translates to MADENAGKKEEEEFSTGPLSVLMMSVKNNTQVLINCRNNKKLLGRVRAFDRHCNMVLENVREMWTEIPKTGKGKKKALPVNKDRFISKMFLRGDSVIIVLRNPK